In one window of Nitrobacter hamburgensis X14 DNA:
- the nrfD gene encoding NrfD/PsrC family molybdoenzyme membrane anchor subunit → MSVIASAPANPAHPWIAADHASYGEVTALIADSVLLRPAGWRWWIALGVSGLFVLATMVAIYVLFTEGIGVWGVNSTVVWGYAIASYVWWIAIGSGGTLISAMLLITRQRWRASVNRFAETMTIFAVSISGLFPILHLGRPQYFYWLAPYPNTMLLWPQWRSALVWDFWAIVSYLLFSLLFLYIGLLPDLATMRDRATTVYGQVFYGAFALGWRGSAHHWRCYETFQITLAALAVPLVVSVHSIVGLDFAASLMPGWQETIFPPYFVVGALFSGFASVAILTALVRWGLRLEAVITVHHFNAMAKILLLASVVMTCSYATEWFMAWYAGAAADRSLLVFLFTGSYAPLYWMQLSFNCLLPQALWFPRVRRSILCVVLIAIGINIGMWLERILIIWNTLSHGYAVSLWRLFYPTLWDWILLVGPVGLFVFFFLCFVRLVPAVPMNELRKLCREEHVA, encoded by the coding sequence ATGAGCGTCATTGCGTCCGCTCCCGCCAATCCGGCTCATCCCTGGATAGCCGCAGACCACGCCAGTTACGGTGAGGTGACTGCTCTGATCGCCGATTCCGTCCTGCTCCGGCCAGCCGGGTGGCGCTGGTGGATCGCGTTGGGTGTGAGCGGATTGTTCGTCCTTGCGACCATGGTGGCCATCTACGTGCTTTTTACGGAAGGCATCGGCGTCTGGGGGGTCAATTCCACCGTCGTGTGGGGATATGCCATTGCCAGCTACGTCTGGTGGATCGCGATCGGGAGCGGCGGCACCCTGATTTCGGCGATGCTGCTGATCACCCGTCAGCGCTGGCGCGCATCGGTCAATCGCTTCGCCGAGACAATGACGATTTTCGCGGTATCGATCTCGGGCCTGTTTCCGATCCTGCATCTGGGCAGACCGCAATATTTCTACTGGCTGGCGCCATATCCAAACACCATGCTTTTGTGGCCGCAGTGGCGCAGCGCGTTAGTGTGGGATTTCTGGGCGATCGTGAGCTATCTCCTGTTCTCCCTCCTGTTCCTTTACATCGGGCTGCTGCCCGACCTCGCTACCATGCGTGACCGTGCAACCACCGTCTATGGCCAGGTGTTCTACGGGGCCTTCGCGCTCGGGTGGCGAGGCTCTGCGCACCACTGGCGCTGCTATGAGACGTTCCAGATCACGCTCGCCGCGCTGGCCGTCCCGCTTGTCGTATCGGTGCACTCGATCGTTGGTCTCGATTTTGCTGCCAGCCTGATGCCGGGCTGGCAGGAGACGATCTTTCCTCCTTACTTCGTCGTCGGCGCGTTGTTTTCCGGCTTTGCCTCGGTCGCCATTCTCACGGCGCTGGTGCGGTGGGGTTTGCGGCTCGAGGCTGTCATCACGGTCCACCATTTCAACGCCATGGCAAAGATTCTGCTGCTGGCGTCGGTCGTGATGACCTGCTCTTACGCAACAGAGTGGTTCATGGCCTGGTACGCCGGCGCCGCCGCGGACCGCTCGCTTCTCGTGTTCCTGTTCACGGGAAGTTATGCGCCGCTTTACTGGATGCAATTGTCGTTCAATTGCCTGCTGCCTCAGGCACTCTGGTTCCCGCGGGTCCGGCGCAGCATTCTCTGCGTGGTGTTGATTGCGATCGGGATCAATATCGGCATGTGGCTCGAGAGAATCCTTATCATCTGGAATACGCTCTCGCATGGCTATGCGGTTTCGCTGTGGCGGCTGTTCTATCCGACGCTGTGGGACTGGATCCTCCTGGTTGGTCCCGTCGGGCTGTTCGTCTTCTTCTTCCTCTGCTTTGTCCGCCTGGTGCCGGCGGTACCGATGAACGAACTGCGCAAACTGTGCCGCGAGGAGCATGTGGCATGA
- a CDS encoding 4Fe-4S dicluster domain-containing protein — translation MKPDLSGVKSDDVLRFSRRDALRIFAAHMALAVAGCSKPVEEIVPYVNMPEGLVPSEPLRFATAVPMGGYGLGIMGISVDGRPIKVEGNPRHFASLGATDVFAEAAVLSLYDPDRSRTPTQKGSIASWDAFRAALLPQLGKHDRNRGNGLRLLTGRVTSPTLLRQIDGLLARYPQAMWHVHEPIDDSLERQGTVLAFGRALHVLPRLYKAEVMLCLDADPLGSGPSQIANARHWIEARNPKTPSGFARSYVVESGPTLTGTKADHRLALHPAGISDIAIAVANTLGAGMAQPKLSPAAERFAKAAAGDLIAHKGHALVLAGRTQRADIHALAHWINARLDAPLDFIAPFDRSSAHEPSAFAALADDLQAGRVETLVIVDTNIGYDAPADMSIATALDKVSFSAHLGLYADETAGLCHWHLPQSHPFESWSDLRAIDGTAAIVQPLIRPLYATRSAHDFLTMLTGQDAVSSYDLVRETWRSSGAASFEDWWRQTLHDGVVPASAAQPVTAGTPKRPEITSTEAQGELTLVLSPDSSAWDGRFANNPWLQECPKPVSKEVWGNALWISTADAERRNLKTGDVVRLSVKDRAVETPVLVTGGCPPGVVNLTLGYGRRNAGAIGSSIGANAYRLRTSDALWTIEGVTIAATAERREILTTQNHVRLEGDARDLYPIRSLKDIAEATGPDATDRPLPTLYPPVASDTYAWGMVIDTAACIGCNACVVACQAENNVPVVGPEEIARGRDMHWLRIDIYDHGTSDMPETGFQPVPCMQCENAPCEPVCPVAASVHDSEGLNAQVYNRCVGTRFCEANCPYKVRRFNFFGYADGQEYANLGAETIKAQRNPDVSTRQRGVMEKCTYCVQRISRARREAKKEDRTIADGEVVTACQSACPTQAITFGDLNDRSSAVKGLKNDPRNYALLGHLDTRPRTTYLADLRNPNGALKGERS, via the coding sequence ATGAAGCCAGACTTGTCCGGGGTGAAGTCGGACGACGTCTTGCGATTTTCGCGGCGCGATGCGCTTCGGATATTCGCCGCGCACATGGCGCTCGCCGTTGCCGGATGCAGCAAGCCGGTCGAAGAAATCGTCCCCTATGTAAACATGCCGGAGGGCCTCGTGCCCAGCGAACCGTTGCGGTTCGCCACCGCCGTGCCAATGGGCGGTTATGGCCTGGGGATCATGGGGATTTCGGTGGATGGCCGCCCGATCAAGGTCGAGGGCAATCCGCGTCATTTCGCCAGCCTCGGGGCGACCGACGTTTTCGCCGAAGCGGCGGTCTTGTCGTTGTACGATCCGGACCGGTCCCGCACCCCGACCCAGAAGGGGAGTATCGCATCGTGGGATGCATTCCGTGCCGCGCTGCTGCCGCAGCTTGGAAAGCACGACAGGAATAGAGGCAACGGCCTGCGCCTGCTGACCGGGCGCGTCACCTCGCCCACATTGTTGCGCCAGATCGACGGCCTGCTCGCGCGCTATCCACAGGCGATGTGGCACGTCCATGAGCCGATCGACGACAGCCTGGAGCGCCAAGGCACTGTTCTGGCGTTCGGCCGGGCGCTGCATGTATTGCCGCGTCTCTACAAAGCCGAAGTGATGCTCTGTCTGGATGCCGATCCGCTGGGGTCGGGTCCGAGCCAGATCGCCAACGCGCGGCACTGGATCGAGGCTAGAAATCCCAAAACTCCTTCCGGTTTTGCGAGGTCCTACGTCGTCGAAAGCGGGCCGACGCTGACCGGCACCAAGGCCGACCATCGTCTGGCGTTGCATCCCGCTGGCATTTCCGACATTGCAATCGCGGTCGCCAACACCCTCGGCGCGGGAATGGCTCAGCCGAAACTCTCGCCGGCCGCAGAGCGCTTTGCCAAGGCGGCGGCGGGCGACCTTATCGCGCACAAGGGCCACGCGCTGGTTCTGGCGGGACGCACGCAGAGGGCAGACATTCATGCCCTCGCTCATTGGATCAATGCCCGACTCGATGCTCCACTTGATTTCATCGCGCCGTTCGACCGCTCATCGGCTCATGAACCGTCCGCATTTGCGGCGCTCGCCGACGATCTTCAGGCTGGACGGGTCGAAACGCTTGTAATCGTTGATACGAACATCGGTTACGACGCGCCCGCGGATATGTCGATCGCTACCGCGCTGGATAAGGTTTCCTTCAGCGCTCATCTCGGTTTATACGCCGATGAGACAGCCGGATTGTGTCACTGGCACCTTCCGCAGTCCCATCCGTTTGAAAGCTGGTCCGACCTGCGCGCGATCGACGGCACGGCTGCGATCGTGCAGCCGCTGATCCGCCCGCTCTACGCGACCCGTTCCGCGCACGATTTCCTGACGATGCTGACTGGGCAGGATGCTGTCTCGTCTTACGATCTTGTTCGTGAAACGTGGCGATCGAGCGGAGCGGCTTCGTTCGAAGACTGGTGGCGGCAAACTTTGCATGACGGCGTCGTGCCGGCATCCGCGGCTCAGCCCGTGACCGCCGGAACGCCGAAGCGCCCGGAGATCACCTCGACCGAAGCGCAGGGTGAATTGACGCTCGTTCTGTCTCCCGATTCCAGCGCATGGGACGGCCGGTTTGCCAACAACCCCTGGCTCCAGGAGTGTCCCAAGCCCGTCAGCAAGGAAGTTTGGGGCAATGCATTGTGGATCAGCACCGCGGACGCTGAGAGGCGCAACCTGAAGACCGGTGACGTGGTTCGTTTGTCCGTCAAGGACCGTGCGGTCGAGACGCCAGTTCTCGTGACCGGCGGATGCCCGCCCGGCGTCGTCAACCTCACACTCGGCTATGGCCGCCGGAATGCCGGCGCCATCGGTAGTTCGATCGGCGCCAATGCCTATCGCCTTCGCACATCCGATGCACTGTGGACCATCGAAGGCGTTACCATCGCAGCCACTGCCGAGCGACGAGAGATCCTGACTACCCAAAACCACGTCCGGCTGGAGGGGGATGCGCGCGATCTTTATCCCATCCGGTCGTTGAAGGATATCGCAGAAGCAACCGGGCCAGATGCAACGGATCGTCCGCTGCCGACGCTTTATCCTCCGGTGGCCTCGGACACCTATGCCTGGGGCATGGTGATCGACACCGCGGCCTGCATCGGCTGCAACGCCTGCGTCGTCGCCTGCCAGGCCGAAAACAATGTGCCGGTCGTCGGTCCCGAGGAGATTGCACGCGGCCGCGACATGCATTGGTTGCGCATCGATATCTACGATCACGGCACATCCGACATGCCAGAGACGGGATTTCAGCCAGTGCCGTGCATGCAATGCGAAAACGCGCCGTGCGAGCCGGTTTGTCCCGTCGCCGCCTCCGTCCATGACAGCGAGGGCCTGAATGCACAGGTCTATAATCGCTGTGTCGGCACGCGCTTCTGTGAGGCCAACTGTCCCTACAAGGTCCGTCGCTTCAATTTCTTCGGCTACGCGGATGGTCAGGAGTACGCCAACCTCGGCGCCGAGACGATCAAGGCACAGCGCAACCCGGATGTCTCGACCCGGCAGCGCGGCGTGATGGAAAAATGCACCTACTGCGTTCAGCGCATCAGCCGCGCCCGCCGTGAGGCGAAGAAGGAGGATCGCACGATTGCCGACGGCGAAGTCGTTACCGCCTGTCAGAGCGCGTGCCCGACGCAGGCCATTACCTTTGGCGACCTCAACGATCGGAGCAGTGCAGTAAAGGGTCTCAAGAACGATCCGCGGAATTATGCGCTGCTCGGTCACCTCGATACGCGTCCGCGCACCACCTATCTGGCGGACCTCCGCAACCCGAACGGCGCGCTCAAAGGGGAGCGTTCATGA
- a CDS encoding cytochrome c3 family protein: protein MAQVFRPAANTIALLVMASLGAVPVLAAGLGYSLMTSSYITSQSVTREQPVPFSHAHHVGGLGLDCRYCHTSVTTARFAGIPPTETCMTCHSQLWTNAAMLAPVRESLAANKPIRWQRVHVLPDYVYFDHSIHIAKGVGCSTCHGAVDRMPLMRQAAPLTMGWCLDCHRHPETAIRPRDKVFDMKWTPPRNQIAEGRRLMSEYHIDTAHLTDCSKCHR, encoded by the coding sequence GTGGCGCAGGTTTTTCGTCCGGCAGCGAACACGATCGCATTGCTGGTCATGGCATCGCTTGGCGCGGTCCCCGTTCTGGCCGCAGGCCTTGGTTATTCGCTGATGACATCGTCCTATATCACGAGCCAGTCGGTTACCCGGGAGCAGCCGGTGCCATTCAGTCACGCCCACCATGTCGGCGGCTTGGGGCTCGATTGCCGATATTGCCACACCTCGGTGACGACCGCGCGTTTTGCGGGAATTCCTCCCACCGAAACCTGCATGACATGTCATTCGCAGCTCTGGACCAATGCGGCGATGCTGGCGCCGGTCCGCGAAAGCCTGGCCGCCAACAAGCCGATTCGCTGGCAGCGGGTCCATGTCCTCCCTGACTACGTCTATTTCGACCACAGCATTCACATCGCGAAGGGCGTCGGTTGCTCTACCTGTCACGGCGCAGTCGATCGGATGCCTCTGATGCGGCAGGCGGCGCCGTTGACCATGGGCTGGTGCCTCGACTGCCATCGCCATCCCGAAACCGCGATTCGTCCACGCGACAAGGTCTTCGACATGAAGTGGACGCCGCCAAGAAACCAGATCGCGGAAGGGCGTCGGCTCATGAGCGAATATCATATCGATACGGCTCACCTCACGGATTGTTCAAAGTGTCACCGATGA
- a CDS encoding sensory rhodopsin transducer, translating to MSGVAVGRRVWAIAEGYIPGQSVSGDRALVSHETACILNASDEDAEIAITLFFTDREPCGPYRTKVGARRTLHLRFNDLADPEPVPRDTSYASVIESTVPIVVQHTRLDSRNPNIALLSTVAFAA from the coding sequence ATGAGCGGGGTAGCGGTGGGCCGTAGAGTCTGGGCAATTGCAGAGGGCTATATTCCCGGCCAGAGCGTCAGCGGTGATCGCGCGCTTGTCTCGCACGAGACAGCGTGCATTCTCAATGCGTCCGATGAAGATGCTGAAATCGCGATCACGCTGTTTTTCACGGATCGGGAGCCATGCGGCCCATACCGGACGAAAGTTGGCGCGCGCCGCACGCTGCATCTGCGATTCAACGATCTGGCGGATCCGGAACCGGTGCCACGTGACACGAGCTACGCGTCGGTGATCGAATCGACGGTGCCGATAGTTGTACAGCACACCAGACTTGACTCCAGAAATCCGAATATCGCGCTGCTCTCGACAGTGGCGTTTGCTGCGTGA
- a CDS encoding thiamine pyrophosphate-requiring protein, with amino-acid sequence MAQNVSDFIWHRLSEWGLKRVYGYPGDGVGSLDVALEKAKDVMEYVQVRHEEMAAFMASAHAKFTGQVGLCYATSGPGAIHLLNGLYDAKLDHMPVIALVGQQARTALGASYQQEVDLQNLFKDVASEFVGMASVPEQVRHLIDRAVRIAHTRRTVTCVILPNDLQQLPYEDPPVAHGATHTGIGYAGPAKLPDEALLRAAADVLNRGKKVAMLVGAGALDATDEVIAVAERLKAGVAKALLGKAALPDDLPFVTGSIGLLGTKPSWDLMKGCDTFFMVGSSFPYSEFLPEPGAARGVQVDIDGSRLSLRYPMDVNMVGDSATTLRALLPMLKQKTDKAWTKEIESNLKSWWQTLKDRAMDSAEPLNPQRVFYELSPRLPDNAIITADSGSVANWYARDLKIRRGMKASLSGGLASLGAGTPYAVAGKMAFPDRTVIACMGDGAMQMNGLNVMITISKYWKKWSNPRLIVLVLNNRDLNQVTWEERIQLGAGKTESTQSIPDFPYHRYAELIGLKGIFVDNPDKVGAAWDEALSADRPVILEAYTDPNVPPLPPHITLKDAKNFMMMMRDEPELGSVLKNSAKELLTSIIPGKR; translated from the coding sequence ATGGCTCAAAACGTCAGCGATTTCATTTGGCATCGGCTTTCAGAGTGGGGATTGAAACGTGTCTACGGCTACCCGGGCGATGGAGTCGGCAGCCTGGATGTGGCGCTGGAGAAGGCCAAGGATGTCATGGAATATGTCCAGGTGCGCCACGAGGAAATGGCCGCCTTCATGGCATCCGCTCATGCCAAATTCACCGGTCAAGTCGGTCTTTGCTATGCGACCTCCGGACCGGGAGCGATCCATCTGCTCAACGGACTCTATGACGCCAAACTCGATCACATGCCGGTGATCGCACTGGTCGGCCAGCAGGCTCGCACAGCACTTGGCGCGAGCTATCAGCAGGAAGTTGACCTGCAGAACCTGTTCAAGGACGTCGCAAGTGAATTTGTCGGAATGGCGAGCGTCCCCGAGCAGGTTCGCCATCTGATCGACCGCGCGGTCCGGATTGCGCACACCAGACGGACAGTGACTTGCGTGATTTTGCCAAACGACCTGCAGCAGCTCCCTTACGAAGACCCTCCGGTAGCACATGGCGCGACACATACCGGCATCGGCTATGCGGGGCCCGCAAAGCTGCCGGATGAAGCGCTGCTCCGTGCCGCAGCCGATGTGCTGAACCGCGGCAAAAAGGTTGCGATGCTGGTCGGTGCCGGAGCGCTCGATGCGACCGACGAGGTGATTGCCGTCGCGGAACGCCTCAAGGCAGGTGTCGCGAAAGCGTTGTTGGGCAAGGCGGCCCTGCCGGACGATCTTCCGTTCGTTACCGGTTCAATCGGTCTGCTCGGGACCAAACCGAGCTGGGACTTGATGAAGGGATGCGACACCTTCTTCATGGTCGGCTCGTCCTTTCCTTACAGCGAGTTCCTCCCCGAGCCGGGTGCGGCGCGCGGTGTGCAGGTCGACATCGACGGTAGCCGGCTTAGCCTGCGCTATCCCATGGACGTCAACATGGTCGGCGACAGTGCGACTACCTTGCGTGCACTGCTGCCGATGCTGAAGCAAAAAACCGACAAGGCGTGGACTAAAGAAATTGAGAGCAATCTCAAGTCCTGGTGGCAGACGCTCAAGGATCGCGCGATGGATTCCGCGGAGCCGCTCAATCCTCAACGCGTGTTCTATGAGCTGTCGCCTCGGTTGCCGGACAACGCCATCATCACGGCCGATTCCGGATCGGTCGCCAACTGGTATGCGCGCGATCTCAAGATCCGGCGCGGCATGAAAGCCTCGCTCTCCGGCGGGCTCGCCTCGCTGGGCGCGGGCACTCCTTATGCCGTGGCGGGTAAAATGGCATTCCCGGACCGCACCGTGATCGCCTGCATGGGCGATGGCGCGATGCAGATGAACGGCCTCAACGTCATGATCACGATCTCCAAGTACTGGAAGAAGTGGTCCAATCCGCGGCTGATCGTGCTCGTGCTCAACAACCGCGACCTCAACCAGGTCACCTGGGAAGAACGCATCCAGCTCGGCGCCGGCAAAACCGAATCGACCCAGAGCATTCCGGACTTTCCCTACCATCGCTACGCGGAACTGATCGGGCTCAAGGGCATCTTCGTCGATAACCCCGACAAAGTAGGCGCCGCCTGGGATGAAGCCCTGTCGGCAGACCGACCCGTGATCCTCGAAGCCTATACAGATCCCAATGTTCCGCCGCTGCCGCCGCACATCACGCTGAAGGACGCGAAAAACTTCATGATGATGATGCGGGATGAGCCGGAACTCGGAAGCGTGTTGAAGAATAGCGCCAAAGAACTTCTGACCAGTATCATTCCCGGCAAGCGTTGA
- a CDS encoding enolase C-terminal domain-like protein translates to MKIQAPVERVRTRAFRIPTDKPEADGTIAWDATTLVLVEVSGGGMTGLGYTYSGASIIGLIQGELAKAIEGLDALDPQSAWLSMQHCVRNLGREGLAATAISAVDAALHDLKARLLDLPLAKLLGSYRNSVPIYGSGGFTSYSDDALANQLSGWVSDDGCAFVKMKIGSHPEDDPRRVKLAKRAIGDAQLFVDANGAYTVRQALSLANSFAEQNVGWFEEPVSSDDLQGLAAIRARIPAGIEIAAGEYAYTVGYVRRMLEAHAVNVQQADMTRCGGVTAFLQIAAVCEAFHIDLSGHCAPALHLHVACAAPRLRHLEWFHDHVRIEHMLFDNAPVPRKGLIEPDLSRPGHGLVFKERDAARYAA, encoded by the coding sequence ATGAAAATACAAGCCCCGGTCGAACGGGTTCGGACCCGCGCATTCAGGATCCCAACCGACAAGCCAGAAGCGGACGGTACGATTGCGTGGGACGCCACCACGCTCGTTCTGGTCGAGGTTTCGGGCGGGGGAATGACGGGACTCGGCTACACTTATTCGGGCGCGTCGATCATAGGATTGATTCAGGGCGAACTGGCAAAGGCGATCGAGGGCCTCGACGCTCTCGATCCGCAAAGCGCATGGCTTTCGATGCAGCATTGCGTTCGTAATCTCGGTCGCGAGGGCCTGGCTGCCACCGCCATCTCCGCCGTCGACGCCGCATTGCACGACCTGAAGGCGCGGCTGCTGGACCTGCCATTGGCAAAGTTGTTAGGCAGTTATCGAAACAGCGTTCCGATTTACGGCAGCGGCGGCTTCACCAGCTATTCGGATGACGCACTCGCAAACCAGCTTTCGGGCTGGGTGTCCGATGACGGTTGCGCCTTCGTCAAGATGAAGATCGGCTCTCATCCGGAAGATGACCCGCGGCGTGTCAAGCTGGCGAAGCGCGCGATCGGCGACGCTCAATTGTTCGTGGATGCCAATGGCGCCTATACTGTCCGGCAGGCGCTGAGCCTCGCCAATTCCTTCGCGGAACAAAACGTCGGCTGGTTCGAAGAGCCGGTGTCGTCCGATGACCTCCAAGGCCTCGCCGCGATCCGTGCGCGGATTCCGGCGGGAATCGAGATAGCGGCAGGCGAATATGCCTACACCGTTGGCTATGTCCGCCGAATGCTCGAAGCCCATGCTGTGAATGTGCAGCAAGCCGACATGACGCGATGCGGAGGCGTGACGGCTTTCCTTCAGATCGCTGCCGTATGTGAAGCCTTTCACATCGACTTGTCCGGTCATTGCGCTCCCGCGCTGCATCTGCATGTCGCGTGCGCGGCGCCGCGGTTGCGCCACCTCGAATGGTTTCACGATCATGTCCGTATCGAACACATGCTGTTCGATAACGCACCGGTGCCCAGGAAGGGCCTGATCGAACCCGATCTGTCGCGGCCCGGACACGGACTCGTATTCAAGGAGAGGGATGCAGCGCGCTATGCGGCATAG
- a CDS encoding gluconate 2-dehydrogenase subunit 3 family protein, giving the protein MPDSRPGTRFPGYDVLSKRQGPSWNDKTREVIARRLSTGSEPQFFAADEFLTVVAAANRIVPQPPTRSAIPVAALVDRKLHLAQSDGYRPPGTPRDGDAWRLGLKALDAETRAAFDAPFHILLEADQDVLLQRMQKGELRNPAWTEMTSDVFFRMRLARDIVLAYYAHPTAWSEIGWGGPASPRGYVRMGYDERDPWEAAEVRDGDIESARRKNNRVR; this is encoded by the coding sequence ATGCCTGACTCCAGACCTGGCACCCGCTTCCCGGGCTACGACGTGTTGTCGAAACGGCAAGGCCCGTCGTGGAACGACAAGACTCGAGAAGTGATTGCCCGGCGTTTGTCCACCGGATCGGAGCCGCAGTTCTTCGCCGCCGACGAGTTTTTGACCGTCGTTGCCGCCGCAAACCGGATCGTGCCCCAGCCGCCAACGCGATCGGCAATTCCCGTCGCTGCGCTCGTCGATCGAAAGTTGCACCTGGCCCAGTCCGACGGTTACCGGCCGCCGGGCACGCCGCGGGACGGCGATGCCTGGCGGCTCGGCCTCAAGGCTCTCGATGCCGAGACGCGGGCCGCATTTGACGCTCCCTTTCACATCTTGCTGGAGGCCGACCAGGACGTTCTGCTTCAGCGCATGCAGAAGGGGGAACTGCGAAACCCCGCATGGACCGAAATGACCTCGGACGTGTTTTTCAGGATGCGTTTGGCGAGAGACATTGTTCTCGCCTACTACGCCCATCCGACGGCGTGGAGCGAAATCGGCTGGGGCGGTCCGGCGAGCCCGCGCGGCTATGTGCGGATGGGCTATGACGAGCGCGACCCCTGGGAAGCCGCCGAAGTCAGGGACGGGGACATCGAATCCGCGCGCCGGAAGAACAATCGTGTCAGATGA
- a CDS encoding GMC family oxidoreductase, whose translation MSDDPFAAPRAAHGRAPDVFRPGGWIPMRQHRQDEPVDFVIVGTGAGGGTLACRLAEHGFSVVAMDAGPYFRPLEDFASDESEQTKLYWTDDRIVDGANPLQMGGNNSGKAVGGSTVHFAMVSLRFRPAWFKSRSLLGYGADWPLDWREMWHYYSEVEDALKIAGPVSYPWGPRRPRYPYRAHELNAAARALADGCEALGIKWTETPIATLSAPRGLAHPCVYRGFCTSGCATNAKQSALVTWIPRAIAAGAEIRDLAMVGRIETDNSAVATGVHYYRDGQWRFQRARNVVVAGYAIETPRLLLNSATGRFPDGLANGSGLVGKNLMVQSNQAVWGTMEREVRSYKGPPSLAITEHWNYEDKGKDFFGGYCYMSQGPLPQLWANTLMSARGLWGARLIEEMEKYNHVVGLKIVGEMLPQETNRVTLADETDQYGLRIPRITYAWCDNDRRLIDHSLAFMTQALEAVDATDLWRQNDDTCHLNGAARMGDDPFTSVVNADCRSWDVRNLWICDGSVFPTVGGVNPSLTIQAIACRTADRIKTMAGRGEL comes from the coding sequence GTGTCAGATGATCCCTTCGCCGCTCCGCGCGCCGCCCATGGCCGCGCCCCCGATGTGTTCCGTCCCGGCGGATGGATTCCGATGCGACAGCACCGGCAAGACGAGCCCGTCGACTTTGTCATCGTCGGCACCGGCGCCGGCGGCGGCACGCTCGCTTGCCGCCTTGCCGAGCACGGCTTCTCCGTCGTTGCCATGGATGCGGGACCGTATTTCCGGCCACTCGAGGATTTCGCATCGGACGAGTCGGAGCAGACCAAATTGTATTGGACCGATGACCGCATCGTCGACGGAGCCAATCCGCTCCAGATGGGCGGCAACAACAGCGGCAAAGCCGTCGGCGGATCCACCGTGCACTTCGCGATGGTCTCGCTCCGGTTCCGTCCGGCATGGTTCAAATCGCGCAGCCTGCTCGGCTATGGCGCTGACTGGCCACTCGATTGGCGCGAGATGTGGCACTATTACAGCGAGGTCGAGGACGCATTGAAGATCGCCGGCCCGGTCAGCTATCCCTGGGGGCCGCGCCGGCCACGATATCCCTACCGGGCCCACGAGCTCAATGCCGCCGCACGCGCGCTCGCCGACGGTTGCGAAGCATTGGGAATCAAATGGACGGAAACGCCTATCGCCACGCTTTCGGCACCACGCGGATTGGCGCATCCGTGCGTGTATCGCGGATTTTGCACGTCGGGTTGCGCGACCAACGCCAAGCAAAGCGCGCTGGTGACCTGGATTCCGCGCGCCATCGCAGCCGGCGCCGAAATCCGCGATCTCGCAATGGTCGGCAGGATCGAAACGGACAATTCAGCCGTAGCGACCGGCGTGCACTACTATCGCGACGGCCAGTGGCGTTTTCAGCGCGCGCGCAATGTCGTCGTCGCAGGCTATGCGATCGAAACGCCGCGACTGCTGCTGAATTCCGCGACCGGTCGTTTCCCCGACGGACTCGCCAACGGCTCCGGTCTGGTCGGCAAGAATCTGATGGTGCAGTCGAACCAGGCCGTCTGGGGCACGATGGAGAGGGAAGTGCGCTCCTACAAGGGGCCGCCGTCCCTCGCCATCACCGAACACTGGAACTACGAGGATAAGGGCAAGGACTTCTTCGGCGGCTATTGCTACATGAGCCAGGGCCCGCTGCCGCAGTTGTGGGCCAACACCCTCATGAGCGCCCGCGGCCTTTGGGGAGCGCGGCTGATCGAAGAAATGGAGAAGTACAATCACGTCGTCGGTCTCAAGATCGTCGGCGAAATGTTGCCGCAGGAGACCAATCGCGTCACGCTTGCCGACGAGACCGATCAATACGGACTGCGGATCCCGCGCATCACCTACGCGTGGTGCGACAACGACCGGCGCCTGATCGATCACTCCCTCGCGTTCATGACCCAGGCGCTCGAGGCCGTCGACGCAACCGACCTCTGGCGTCAGAATGACGACACCTGTCATTTGAACGGCGCGGCGAGGATGGGAGATGATCCGTTCACCAGCGTCGTCAATGCCGATTGTCGAAGCTGGGACGTTCGCAACCTCTGGATCTGCGACGGGTCGGTCTTTCCCACCGTCGGCGGCGTCAATCCCTCCCTGACAATCCAGGCGATCGCCTGTCGGACGGCCGACCGGATCAAGACCATGGCCGGCCGAGGCGAACTTTAG